A genome region from Aliivibrio salmonicida LFI1238 includes the following:
- a CDS encoding oxidative damage protection protein: MSRTVFCVLLNKEADGLDFQLYPGELGKRIFDNISKEAWGQWQHKQTMLINEKKLNMMDPEHRKMLETEMEGFLFDGKDVVIDGYTPPSK, translated from the coding sequence ATGAGTCGCACTGTATTTTGCGTTCTTTTAAATAAAGAAGCCGATGGCCTAGATTTTCAACTTTACCCAGGTGAACTAGGTAAACGTATTTTTGATAACATCTCCAAAGAAGCGTGGGGCCAATGGCAACATAAGCAAACCATGCTAATTAATGAAAAGAAACTAAACATGATGGATCCTGAGCACCGTAAGATGCTAGAAACAGAAATGGAAGGGTTCCTATTTGACGGTAAAGATGTTGTCATTGATGGCTACACCCCACCAAGCAAGTAA
- the mutY gene encoding A/G-specific adenine glycosylase, whose protein sequence is MTSFSHAILEWYDNYGRKTLPWQLEKTPYKVWLSEIMLQQTQVTTVIPYFERFMTRFPTVIDLANADQDEVLHLWTGLGYYARARNLHKTAQIIAEQYNGRFPETIDEVIALPGIGRSTAGAVLSLSLKQRHPILDGNVKRTLSRCFAIEGWSGKKSVENAMWEIAEEHTPELGVERYNQAMMDMGAIVCTRSKPKCEICPVNDLCQAKAQDRQLDFPTKKPKKEKPMKEAWFAIYYHDGEVWLEQRPQTGIWGGLFCFPEQPENTLVDLSVRYGVEIKSTQQLIAFRHTFSHYHLDITPVLITLVKKPNMVMEGTRGVWYNLSQPMTVGLAAPVQKLLDALPYEISNGE, encoded by the coding sequence ATGACTTCTTTTTCTCACGCCATCTTAGAATGGTACGATAATTACGGCCGTAAGACGTTGCCTTGGCAATTAGAAAAAACACCTTATAAAGTATGGTTATCCGAAATCATGCTGCAACAAACTCAAGTCACTACCGTTATTCCTTATTTTGAACGCTTCATGACTCGCTTTCCTACGGTAATTGACCTAGCGAACGCCGATCAAGATGAAGTTCTTCATTTATGGACTGGTCTTGGTTATTACGCCCGTGCTCGAAACTTACATAAAACCGCACAGATCATCGCAGAGCAATATAATGGCCGATTTCCTGAAACCATTGATGAAGTGATCGCTTTACCCGGAATTGGACGATCTACCGCTGGCGCCGTACTTTCCTTGTCGCTTAAACAACGTCATCCCATTTTAGATGGTAATGTAAAGCGAACCTTATCTCGCTGCTTTGCTATTGAAGGATGGTCAGGGAAGAAATCTGTCGAAAATGCCATGTGGGAAATAGCAGAAGAACATACACCAGAATTAGGAGTCGAACGCTACAATCAAGCCATGATGGATATGGGGGCGATTGTCTGTACTCGTTCTAAGCCTAAGTGTGAGATTTGCCCAGTGAATGATCTTTGCCAAGCAAAAGCACAAGATCGCCAATTGGATTTCCCCACCAAAAAACCGAAGAAAGAAAAACCAATGAAAGAAGCTTGGTTTGCCATTTATTATCACGATGGTGAAGTTTGGTTAGAGCAAAGACCTCAGACTGGAATTTGGGGCGGGCTTTTTTGCTTTCCTGAACAACCAGAGAATACCTTAGTTGATTTATCTGTTCGCTATGGTGTCGAAATAAAATCCACTCAACAATTAATTGCTTTTCGTCATACCTTTAGCCATTACCACTTAGATATCACCCCTGTGCTTATCACTCTGGTGAAGAAACCGAACATGGTGATGGAAGGAACACGCGGAGTTTGGTATAACTTATCTCAACCAATGACGGTAGGATTAGCAGCACCAGTACAAAAACTATTGGATGCCCTTCCGTACGAAATTTCTAATGGAGAATAA
- the trmB gene encoding tRNA (guanosine(46)-N7)-methyltransferase TrmB, with protein MTEVTKNDFTEEGKIVRKIRSFVRREGRLTKGQEGAITECWSTMGIDFVEQVLDWNEVFGNNNPVVLEIGFGMGASLVEMAQKAPDVNFLGIEVHRPGVGACLAAAKEAGVTNLRVMCHDAVEVFESMIPDSSVTTLQLFFPDPWHKARHHKRRIVKAEFAEMIRPKLNAEGVFHMATDWENYAEHMIEVMNAAPGYENIATDGDYIPRPDERPLTKFEARGHRLGHGVWDIKFRRNA; from the coding sequence ATGACTGAAGTGACTAAAAACGACTTTACCGAAGAAGGTAAAATTGTTCGTAAAATTCGCAGCTTTGTACGCCGCGAAGGACGTTTAACGAAAGGCCAAGAAGGCGCTATTACTGAGTGCTGGTCTACCATGGGCATCGATTTTGTTGAGCAGGTGCTTGATTGGAACGAGGTGTTTGGTAACAACAACCCTGTCGTTTTAGAAATCGGTTTTGGTATGGGTGCATCTTTGGTTGAGATGGCGCAAAAAGCACCAGACGTTAATTTCCTTGGTATTGAAGTTCACCGCCCAGGTGTTGGTGCATGTCTTGCTGCTGCAAAAGAAGCGGGCGTAACTAACCTACGCGTGATGTGTCACGATGCGGTTGAAGTGTTTGAATCGATGATCCCTGATTCATCAGTGACGACTCTGCAATTATTCTTCCCTGACCCATGGCATAAAGCGCGTCATCATAAGCGCCGCATCGTTAAAGCTGAATTTGCTGAGATGATCCGTCCTAAGCTCAATGCTGAAGGTGTTTTTCACATGGCAACAGATTGGGAAAACTACGCAGAACATATGATCGAAGTAATGAACGCGGCCCCAGGCTACGAAAACATAGCAACTGATGGCGATTACATTCCTCGTCCAGATGAGCGTCCATTAACAAAATTTGAAGCTCGTGGTCACCGTTTAGGCCATGGCGTATGGGATATTAAATTCCGTCGTAACGCATAA
- the glsB gene encoding glutaminase B — MKPTKQILEDILNEVRPLIGQGEVADYIPALACVPSNKLGIAVYTNDGEMITAGDANERFSIQSISKALSLTLAMELYQPEELWHRVGKEPSGQAFNSLIQLEMEQGVPRNPFINAGAIVVADMLFSRFSAPKHRLLEFVRKLSGNEHIIYDRVVANSEMDHSDRNASIAYLMRSFGNFENEVMPVLKNYFHACSLNMSCVDLAKTFGYLANKGIQPETNEFIITPMQSKQINALMATCGLYDGAGEFAYRVGMPGKSGVGGGIIAIVPGEMTIAVWSPELDPSGNSLAGTQALELLSERIGRSIF, encoded by the coding sequence ATGAAGCCAACAAAACAAATATTAGAAGATATTTTGAATGAAGTGCGTCCTCTTATTGGACAAGGAGAGGTTGCCGATTACATTCCAGCACTTGCTTGTGTACCGAGTAATAAACTGGGTATTGCTGTCTATACTAATGATGGTGAAATGATCACAGCAGGCGATGCAAACGAACGATTTTCGATTCAGTCAATCTCTAAGGCACTGAGTTTAACGCTTGCTATGGAGCTGTATCAGCCCGAAGAACTCTGGCATAGAGTTGGAAAAGAACCTTCTGGACAAGCGTTTAACTCATTGATCCAGTTGGAAATGGAACAAGGGGTTCCTCGTAATCCGTTCATCAATGCGGGGGCGATTGTTGTGGCAGATATGCTGTTTAGTCGCTTTTCTGCTCCGAAACATCGCTTATTAGAATTTGTACGTAAGCTCTCTGGCAATGAACATATTATTTATGATCGTGTCGTCGCTAATTCGGAGATGGATCATAGTGATCGAAATGCATCAATTGCTTATTTAATGCGATCATTTGGTAACTTTGAGAATGAAGTGATGCCCGTATTAAAGAACTATTTTCATGCGTGTTCACTGAATATGAGCTGTGTTGATTTAGCGAAAACGTTTGGTTATTTAGCGAATAAAGGCATTCAACCAGAGACAAATGAATTCATTATCACACCTATGCAAAGTAAACAAATTAATGCACTGATGGCGACGTGTGGTTTATATGATGGTGCAGGGGAATTTGCTTATCGTGTTGGTATGCCGGGTAAATCCGGTGTCGGTGGCGGAATTATCGCAATTGTTCCGGGTGAAATGACGATTGCAGTATGGTCACCAGAGTTGGACCCATCAGGCAACTCGCTAGCAGGAACCCAAGCGTTAGAATTGCTTTCAGAGCGTATTGGACGTTCGATATTTTAA
- the hemW gene encoding radical SAM family heme chaperone HemW — translation MLVPPPLSLYIHIPWCIQKCPYCDFNSHALKTTIPEAQYISALIDDLDTDLARYNMQNEPRKLHSIFIGGGTPSLITAPEIKRLLIEVEKRLPFADDIEITMEANPGTVEAGRFIEYREAGVNRISIGVQSFQQEKLEKLGRIHGKDEALRAARLAHEAGLNSFNLDLMHGLPNQSIDDALSDLKQAIELNPPHLSWYQLTIEPNTVFYYKPPTLPDDDDLWDIFEQGHQILADAGYVQYEISGYSKVGYQCRHNLNYWRFGDYLGIGCGAHGKLSFADGRIIRTTKIKHPRGFLDLMKPYLIDEQEVADHDRSFEFFMNRFRLLEACPKQDFIDKTGLGLESIQETMDWAKEKKYLEETETHWQITEHGKLFLNDLLEAFVSDEE, via the coding sequence ATGCTAGTCCCACCACCACTCAGTTTATACATTCATATTCCTTGGTGTATTCAAAAGTGCCCATATTGTGATTTCAACTCTCACGCGTTAAAAACAACAATTCCTGAAGCACAGTACATTTCAGCGTTAATTGACGATCTTGATACCGATCTTGCTCGTTATAATATGCAAAATGAACCGCGTAAACTGCATTCTATTTTTATTGGTGGTGGTACCCCGAGTTTAATTACCGCTCCAGAAATTAAGCGTTTACTGATCGAAGTTGAAAAACGCCTACCGTTTGCTGATGACATTGAAATCACCATGGAAGCGAACCCAGGAACGGTAGAAGCCGGACGATTCATTGAGTACCGCGAAGCCGGCGTTAATCGTATTTCTATTGGTGTGCAAAGCTTTCAACAAGAGAAGTTAGAAAAACTCGGACGAATTCACGGTAAGGATGAAGCCCTTCGCGCCGCTCGTCTTGCCCATGAAGCAGGGTTAAACAGTTTCAATCTCGACCTAATGCACGGTTTACCAAACCAAAGTATTGATGATGCTTTGTCTGATTTAAAACAGGCCATTGAACTTAATCCGCCGCATTTATCTTGGTATCAACTCACTATCGAACCAAATACGGTGTTTTACTACAAGCCCCCTACTCTGCCTGATGATGATGATCTATGGGATATTTTTGAACAAGGTCATCAAATCCTTGCCGATGCAGGTTACGTTCAATATGAGATTTCGGGCTACAGTAAAGTCGGTTATCAATGTCGCCATAACTTAAATTATTGGCGCTTTGGCGACTATCTAGGGATTGGTTGTGGTGCTCATGGCAAGCTGAGTTTTGCTGATGGCCGCATTATTCGAACCACAAAGATCAAACACCCTAGAGGCTTCTTAGACTTAATGAAACCTTACTTGATTGATGAACAAGAAGTGGCAGATCACGACAGATCTTTTGAATTCTTTATGAACCGTTTCCGCTTACTGGAAGCTTGTCCTAAACAAGATTTTATTGATAAAACCGGGTTAGGTTTAGAGTCGATTCAAGAAACAATGGATTGGGCGAAAGAGAAGAAGTATTTAGAAGAAACAGAAACGCATTGGCAGATCACAGAGCATGGAAAATTGTTCTTGAATGATTTGTTGGAAGCGTTTGTGAGTGATGAGGAGTAA
- a CDS encoding XTP/dITP diphosphatase — MSKIVLATGNQGKVREMADVLSDFGFDVVAQSEFNVSDVAETGTTFIENAIIKARHAAKESGLPAIADDSGLEVDALHGAPGVYSARYSGEGATDQKNIDKMLAAMKDIPEEKRTARFHCVLVLMKHENDPTPLICHGSWEGHITTEQQGENGFGYDPIFWVSEDNCSSAELEPARKKQLSHRGQALKKLFAALKEGQ, encoded by the coding sequence ATGAGCAAAATCGTATTAGCAACAGGCAACCAAGGTAAAGTTCGTGAAATGGCAGATGTTTTGTCTGACTTTGGATTTGATGTTGTGGCACAAAGTGAGTTCAACGTCTCTGACGTAGCAGAAACAGGCACAACCTTTATTGAGAATGCCATTATTAAAGCGCGTCATGCGGCTAAAGAAAGCGGATTACCTGCGATTGCTGATGATTCCGGTTTAGAAGTCGACGCATTACATGGCGCACCAGGCGTTTACTCTGCACGCTACTCAGGCGAAGGCGCGACCGATCAAAAAAATATCGATAAAATGCTAGCAGCAATGAAAGACATTCCAGAAGAAAAACGTACCGCCCGCTTCCATTGTGTCTTAGTCTTAATGAAGCATGAGAACGATCCTACGCCATTGATTTGTCACGGTTCATGGGAAGGCCACATTACCACGGAGCAACAAGGTGAAAATGGCTTTGGCTACGATCCTATTTTTTGGGTAAGTGAAGACAATTGCTCTTCTGCAGAACTTGAACCAGCACGTAAAAAGCAACTGTCTCATCGTGGACAAGCTCTGAAAAAACTGTTCGCTGCATTAAAAGAAGGTCAATAA
- a CDS encoding DUF4426 domain-containing protein, giving the protein MKKTLLLLSLFLFSLPSFAGQFVQIKNVEVHYSAFNSTFLTPKVARAYQLKRSGYTALINISVLDISQAGKPAISAQVSGTAKNLLGQTKTLTFREIKEKNAIYYIAELPITNEETFRFDIDVSSGKKGAGKLKFNQKFYVEE; this is encoded by the coding sequence ATGAAAAAAACGCTGTTACTTTTATCCCTCTTTCTTTTTAGTTTACCCAGTTTTGCAGGGCAATTTGTACAGATAAAAAATGTTGAAGTGCATTATTCCGCCTTTAATTCCACGTTTTTAACGCCTAAGGTGGCTCGCGCTTATCAATTAAAACGCTCTGGCTACACGGCATTAATAAACATCAGTGTTTTAGATATTTCACAAGCCGGAAAACCGGCGATATCAGCTCAAGTATCTGGCACGGCTAAAAATTTATTAGGTCAAACTAAGACTCTGACTTTCCGTGAAATAAAAGAGAAAAATGCCATTTATTATATTGCTGAGTTACCAATAACAAACGAAGAAACCTTTCGCTTTGATATTGATGTATCTTCAGGAAAGAAAGGCGCTGGCAAATTAAAATTCAATCAAAAGTTCTACGTAGAAGAGTAA
- a CDS encoding YggT family protein → MNAMSFLISTVFDLYIMVVILRIWLQVARADFYNPFSQFIIKATQPVVSPLRRIIPSIGSLDLATVLFAYVLCVVKFVALQVVVSGGITFGPEFLIIGLIALAKAAGGLLFWILLVRAILSWVSQGRSPIEYVMNQLTEPMLAPIRKILPQMGGLDLSVLVLFIVLQFANFLMGDLLGPIWYSL, encoded by the coding sequence ATGAATGCAATGAGCTTTTTAATCTCTACCGTTTTTGATTTATACATAATGGTTGTGATTCTACGAATTTGGTTACAAGTGGCACGTGCCGATTTCTATAACCCATTTTCACAATTTATCATCAAGGCTACGCAACCTGTTGTTTCGCCTTTACGTCGTATTATTCCATCAATAGGAAGCTTAGATTTAGCCACCGTTCTGTTTGCTTATGTTCTGTGTGTTGTTAAATTTGTTGCTCTGCAAGTTGTCGTTTCAGGCGGAATTACTTTTGGACCTGAGTTTTTAATCATTGGTCTAATTGCTCTTGCAAAAGCCGCTGGTGGTTTGCTGTTCTGGATTTTATTAGTTCGAGCAATCCTAAGCTGGGTTAGTCAAGGTCGTAGCCCAATTGAATATGTAATGAACCAATTGACGGAACCAATGCTTGCTCCTATTCGTAAGATCCTTCCTCAAATGGGCGGATTAGATTTAAGCGTATTAGTGCTGTTCATTGTGCTTCAATTTGCTAACTTCTTAATGGGTGATTTACTTGGCCCGATTTGGTATAGCTTGTAA
- the proC gene encoding pyrroline-5-carboxylate reductase — translation MEHRNIAFIGAGNMTRSIIAGLISSGYPKKNITATNPSTDKLNNLEQCYGINISTDNLAAAQQADVIVLAVKPQMMETAAKPLQSVDYSDKLVISIAAGISAKRLNEMFAAELNLVRVMPNTPALVGKGMSGLFAVEHISEQDKHFASDLLSAVGEVCWVEKESGINSVIAAAGSAPAYFFLFMEAMQAEAIKQGFSEDTARLLVQQSALGAAEMVIANPETPLSTLREQVTSKGGTTAEALRTFNEHHLQEIVAKAMQAAVARAEEMETLF, via the coding sequence ATGGAACATCGTAACATTGCTTTTATTGGTGCGGGAAACATGACTCGTTCAATCATTGCAGGCTTAATTAGCAGTGGTTATCCAAAAAAAAATATCACCGCAACAAACCCAAGCACTGACAAACTAAACAATTTAGAGCAATGCTATGGTATTAACATCAGTACCGATAACCTTGCCGCAGCTCAACAGGCTGACGTTATTGTTCTTGCTGTAAAACCACAAATGATGGAGACCGCAGCAAAGCCACTCCAATCCGTGGATTACTCTGATAAACTGGTTATTTCGATTGCTGCTGGTATTTCAGCTAAACGCTTAAATGAAATGTTCGCTGCCGAATTAAATTTGGTTCGAGTCATGCCGAATACGCCAGCATTAGTCGGTAAAGGCATGAGTGGCCTATTTGCCGTTGAGCATATTTCCGAACAAGACAAACATTTTGCAAGTGATTTACTTTCAGCCGTGGGGGAAGTCTGCTGGGTTGAAAAAGAATCTGGTATTAATTCTGTCATTGCAGCAGCAGGAAGCGCACCTGCGTATTTCTTCTTATTTATGGAAGCAATGCAGGCCGAAGCCATTAAACAGGGCTTTAGTGAGGATACCGCTCGTCTGTTAGTGCAACAATCCGCACTCGGTGCCGCCGAAATGGTCATAGCAAATCCTGAAACACCATTATCAACACTGCGTGAACAAGTGACCTCAAAAGGTGGGACTACTGCTGAAGCACTTCGCACGTTTAATGAACATCATCTGCAAGAGATCGTCGCTAAAGCAATGCAAGCGGCCGTAGCTCGTGCAGAAGAAATGGAAACGTTGTTTTAA
- a CDS encoding YggS family pyridoxal phosphate-dependent enzyme encodes MTSIKQNIHQITLQIENSIQKCGRSPDSVQLLAVSKTKPIELLEQAIESGQHSFGENYVQEGVDKVHYFQKNHSNIELEWHFIGPIQSNKTRPIAEHFDWVHSIDRLKIAQRLNEQRPSDLGELNVLIQVNISSEDSKSGTTANEVMSLAAAIHAMPNLTLRGLMSIPANVSNYEEQLAAFKQLASIQNQLEAQYPQVDTLSMGMSGDIDAAIEAGSTMVRIGTAIFGARNYTNEVIIHSKRLLKIKNRNTNGTS; translated from the coding sequence ATGACTAGTATTAAGCAAAATATCCACCAAATCACTCTTCAGATAGAGAATAGCATTCAAAAATGTGGTCGATCCCCCGATTCAGTGCAACTACTGGCGGTAAGTAAAACCAAACCTATCGAGTTACTCGAACAAGCAATCGAATCGGGTCAACACTCTTTTGGTGAAAACTACGTTCAAGAAGGTGTTGATAAAGTCCACTATTTTCAAAAAAATCATTCGAATATCGAATTAGAATGGCATTTTATCGGACCAATTCAATCGAATAAGACTCGTCCAATTGCCGAACATTTTGATTGGGTGCATTCTATTGATCGTCTTAAGATAGCTCAACGTTTAAATGAACAACGTCCCTCTGATTTAGGTGAACTAAACGTATTAATTCAGGTCAATATTAGCTCAGAAGATAGTAAGTCAGGCACCACGGCTAATGAGGTAATGTCACTGGCCGCGGCTATTCATGCAATGCCAAACCTAACACTTCGAGGATTAATGTCTATCCCTGCAAATGTCTCTAATTACGAAGAGCAATTAGCCGCATTCAAACAACTTGCTTCCATTCAAAACCAATTAGAAGCACAATATCCACAGGTTGATACCTTATCGATGGGCATGAGCGGTGATATAGATGCCGCAATTGAAGCGGGCTCTACGATGGTACGTATTGGTACTGCTATTTTTGGTGCAAGAAACTATACCAATGAAGTAATAATACACAGTAAGCGACTCTTAAAAATAAAAAATAGGAATACGAATGGAACATCGTAA
- a CDS encoding type IV pilus twitching motility protein PilT has protein sequence MDITELLDFSVKQNASDLHLSAGVPPMVRVDGEVRKLTLPDFTHADVHRLVTDFMNDAQRSEFEEKLEVDFSFELPSVGRFRVNAFNQSRGCAAVFRTIPVEVPSLDQLDVPDIFLDIAKYQKGLVLITGPTGSGKSTTLAAMVDYVNEHHNKHILTIEDPIEFVHKNKKCLINQREVHRDTHSFKAALRSALREDPDVILVGELRDQETISLALTAAETGHLVFATLHTSSAAKTIDRIIDVFPGSDKSMVRSMLSESLRAVVAQTLLKRIGGGRIACHEIMIATPAIRNLIREDKVAQMYSIIQTGSAFGMQTMEQNAKKIIAQGLVDPDEVAKKVEITSMGF, from the coding sequence ATGGATATCACAGAACTACTGGACTTTAGTGTAAAACAAAACGCATCAGATCTACACCTATCTGCAGGAGTTCCTCCTATGGTACGTGTTGATGGTGAGGTTCGTAAACTCACATTACCTGATTTTACCCACGCTGATGTTCATCGCTTAGTGACTGATTTCATGAATGATGCTCAACGAAGTGAGTTTGAAGAAAAGTTAGAAGTTGATTTTTCTTTTGAGCTTCCGAGTGTGGGGCGTTTTCGTGTGAATGCGTTTAATCAATCACGAGGTTGTGCCGCTGTCTTTAGAACGATCCCTGTTGAGGTGCCTTCTCTTGATCAATTAGATGTCCCTGATATTTTTCTTGATATCGCAAAATATCAAAAAGGGTTGGTATTAATTACAGGGCCGACGGGATCGGGTAAATCAACAACATTAGCGGCGATGGTTGATTACGTTAATGAACATCATAATAAGCACATTCTCACGATCGAAGATCCGATTGAGTTTGTTCATAAAAATAAAAAATGTTTGATTAACCAACGTGAAGTTCATCGTGATACTCACAGTTTTAAAGCGGCATTACGATCGGCATTGCGTGAGGATCCTGATGTCATTCTTGTGGGGGAATTGCGAGATCAAGAGACAATCAGTCTTGCATTAACAGCAGCGGAAACCGGACACCTCGTGTTTGCTACGTTACACACCAGTTCTGCGGCAAAAACCATTGACCGTATTATTGATGTATTTCCTGGCAGTGATAAATCGATGGTGCGTTCAATGTTGTCGGAATCATTAAGAGCCGTGGTGGCTCAAACGTTATTAAAACGAATTGGTGGTGGACGAATTGCTTGTCATGAGATAATGATAGCAACCCCTGCAATACGTAACTTAATCCGAGAAGATAAAGTCGCTCAGATGTATTCAATCATTCAGACTGGTTCCGCTTTTGGAATGCAAACCATGGAGCAAAATGCAAAGAAAATTATTGCTCAAGGGTTAGTTGACCCTGATGAAGTTGCAAAGAAAGTTGAAATAACCAGTATGGGTTTTTAA